From the Jilunia laotingensis genome, the window TGGTACGCTGTACGGCACTTTAGCTAAAGGCCCCCGTTATCTTGAAATGGCCGAAGGTTACATCAAGACAATTGCTCTTGACAAAAATGACGAAATCTGTGGTTACGAATTTGTTCATATGGGTAAATTCATGGATGAAATCAAAAAAGGTACAGATGCTAACGAAGCTCTGAAGAAAGTAACCGGCACTTACGGACGCTTCACTGCCGAACAGGGAGCTGTTAAACACATTGATCCACGTCACGAATAATATAAGGAGGAAAAGAAATTATGATTAGAGAAGTAAAATTTGAAAGTCAGGACCGTCGTATCAAAGGTATCATCGAAGCCTTGAACGCTAACGGCATCAAAGACATCGAAGAAGCTAACGCCATTTGCGAAGCTGCCGGAGTTGATCCTTATAAAACGTGTGAAGAAACTCAGCCGATCTGCTTTGAAAATGCAAAGTGGGCTTACGTAGTAGGTGCTGCCATCGCAATCAAAAAAGGATGTAAAAATGCAGCTGATGCTGCCGAAGCCATTGGCATCGGTTTGCAGGCATTCTGCATTCCTGGTTCAGTAGCCGATGACCGTAAAGTGGGTATAGGTCATGGAAATCTTGCCGCAATGTTATTGCGTGAAGAAACAAAATGTTTTGCCTTCTTGGCTGGTCATGAATCATTCGCTGCTGCTGAAGGTGCAATCAAAATTGCTGCCAAAGCCGACAAAGTACGTAAAGAACCCTTACGTTGCATTTTGAACGGTCTTGGAAAGGACGCTGCTCAGATCATCTCTCGTATCAACGGCTTTACTTATGTTCAAACTCAGTTCGATTACTATACAGGTGAATTGAAAGTTGTTCGTGAGATCGCATATTCTGACGGCCCTCGTGCAAAAGTAAAATGTTACGGTGCCGACGATGTTCGCGAAGGTGTAGCCATCATGTGGAAAGAAGGTGTGGATGTATCTATCACTGGTAATTCTACTAACCCAACCCGTTTCCAGCATCCGGTTGCAGGTACCTACAAGAAAGAACGCGTTCTTGCAGGCAAGCCCTATTTCTCAGTAGCCTCTGGTGGTGGAACAGGCCGTACTCTTCACCCGGACAACATGGCTGCCGGCCCTGCTTCCTATGGTATGACAGACACTATGGGTCGTATGCACTCTGATGCACAGTTCGCTGGTTCTTCATCAGTTCCTGCTCACGTAGAAATGATGGGATTCTTAGGAATTGGCAACAACCCGATGGTAGGTTGTACTGTGGCTTGTGCGGTTGACGTAGCTACTGCACTCAGCAAATAATTTAAGTTACTATAAATTATGTCAGGGGAGAGTGTTTTTGTGAACACTCTCCTTTTTTATTAAATACATCAAAAACATGAAAAAGATTATATCAATCGTAGCAATAATATTGTTGTGTACAACAAGTAATGTCAAAGCCCAAAACGTAACCGTTGAGGAGCCTGAATTTGCAGAAGAAACTATTTTGCTAACTTCAAACAGCGAAGGTGTGAAATTGAATCGTGAAAATGGGACTATTAAAACTAAAGCAGGTGCAAGTCTGTATTTGACAGGCATTGGAAAGGTCAAATCAAGACTTACATTAAAAGGATCGAAATCGATTAGCAAGGCTATCAGTGGTTCTACCACTCGTTTAATTATAAAGGCTGCCGATAACAAAACAGATCCAAACTCTTTCATTAGCATTTTTAAATTTGAAGTAAAAAAAGACGAACGCAGATATCAAGTTGCAGAAGCCGGTACACTATCCAAGGCTGAAAGTAACAATCTTGCAAGCATAGATTACAAGGCAAAAAAATACGGTGAAAGTTCCTACTATATCATTATAGAAGACCTTACCCCCGGAGAGTATGGTATCGTTTTGGGTGACCCGAATAATACAAATACAAAGAATGGTTTAAAAATCACTACCTTCACGGTAGAATAATTATAACTTATCACAAAGGATTAAGATGTATGAATACCAAAGTGCATCTCACCACTTTCTTAAAATGTCATTAAGAATATATATTAATGGGACAGGTGTTTTCCTTTTAAACGGATTTCAATTTGCGTTTTTATAACTCTAAAAAAGACTTGCAAATACATAAAGATAAATACGTTTCTGTTTAAACAGTGTTATCTTCAAATAGGAATGCACTAGTGTCCCATTATAATTTGGTCAAATTAAGAATTAAAGCTATTTTCTTTTAACAACAGGAATCTAACAAACATTGAATATAGATGTTACTTTAAACAATACGTGTTGTTAGATACAAACAAAATAGCTACATTTGCATAAACTCATAATTAAAGGATTATGGAATACATCAACGAATTTCACAAAAAATGGATAAAGCGTACACGCCAGTCGATAGCCTCTTGGAGCAAGCAGCCTGCATCGTTAGAAGAAAAAAGAAAGCAGCAGGAACGCTTGAATCAACAGAAAGCTATAAGAGAGAACAAATCGAAGAACTGATTTCCTTTGCCCAATCAAATAACTTATGGATTTCTCTCTCTGAACTGAATATAGAGTTCTTAAGTAAAGGAGGTGAAATTCTTTGGCAATGTTCCCTATCACATGATTGGCTTCGCATATAATAGTGAGCATGAATTTTGTGCAGTTCTTATACAACCCTATATCATAGCTAAACGTGAAGCGACAGAAACTGAAATCACTGAATGCATGAAAGCACTTGGATTTGAAATGGATTATATAGATGAATTCCATAATGAAGATTACGAAGTGTTTGATGTTGTTCCTAACAACGTATTATATGGAATTGATGGTGACTTATACTTTATTGATGCGCAAATAAAATTAAGATATCAATCCACCCAAGCGAAGTTCTCAGTTAGCTAGTTCTTCAGCAGTCTGTAATTTCCACTATTTCTGATTGGCTCGATCCGGAGAAATTAATATTGGCCTTGCGTGCCTGCGAATGCTGAAATTGTCTTTTGACAAGAAACAACCTGCCATCTTTAACGAACTTCGCCCCTGTCTGTTTAAACCAAAACGCAGCGCCACTTTCCATACACACCTCACGAAGCGCCATTATCCAGTCAAAATGACATTCACGAGCCTCTTTCCCTGACTCACCACCTGCAACCACTTGCTCGATCCATTCACCGATGGCATAGGGACGAAGGTCGATTTCCTCTAAGAGTGGTTCACAAATAATGACTTTATGTTTAATCGGAGCTGTTTTGTAGATTGGTAAGCGATAAGCGGCACAGGCCTGGTTCTCTACCGTACAGCATATGGTTACGTTATCATAACCGTCTTCCCAATCTGCCGGCAAGCACTCTTTGAAACGGTCGATACGCTTAGTAATCATCAAGAAATCGAGATCACTCCGTTGACGTATCATATTCCATGCGGCATCGCGCCACTCGTCGGCATCTTCCACAAAAAAATCGGAAGTGAAGCAAGTATACACCAGCGTACCCTGAGGAATTTTATATTCCCCATTACGTTTTTTGCACAAGGGTAAATCGAAATTCTTTGTCTTTGTCACTATCGAACTATCTACATCCCGCCTGGCATCGCCACGATAAACATAGCAATGCTTACAACCTGGACTCAGCTTGTGGCAACCGTGCCACAAGTTCCACATCATTGACTTTTTAACAATAGCATTTGTAACCATTATATTTTAATTATGTATAAAAACATGCCCTCACCATCCATTACCAAGCTCAACCGACAGATGAGCGAATTCCTTCATACTTTCAACTATCAATATCTGTTTTGTTTCACAACAAAGAAAATACAAATAATCCACTTAATGAAAAGTTTCTTCGAGAATCTGAAATTTACTACAGCAACGTGAAGTGAATACATATTTCAAACCTTTCATATTCGTTTAATGCAGTGATCTCTGAATCAATATATAGGTACAATTTAATAGATAGTCCATAAATTACTTTGATATTGAATAGCTGTTTTGATAAAAAAAGCACCATCTTTGCATAATATTTCAGTAGTATCAAAATCATATGCAATGATTATGAAAGAGATTGTGAAAAAATACTCTGTATTTGTAATGGGACTTTATTTCCTGGCTGTAGGCATTGTCCTGATTGTACGGTCTGCATTAGGAACCACTCCCATTTCCAGTGTAAATTATGTTTTGAGCCTTAACAGCCCTTTATCATTGGGTACATGGACTTTTATTGTGAACACATTATTAATTATCGGACAATTCTGGCTTATCAGGGAAAACAAGAATAGACAAGACATAATAGAAATTCTTCTTCAATTACCTTTCTCTTTCATTTTTTCGGCATTTATTGACATCAATATGACATTAACCAATGATTTGCATCCATCCGGCTATGGCATGTCAATAGCTTTATTACTCACAGGATGTATTGTGCAATCTGTCGGTGTGGTACTTGAAATCAAACCTAAAGTAGCAATGATGAGTGCCGAAGCATTTGTGAAATATGCATCTCGTCGTTATCATAAGGAGTTTGGAAAGTTCAAGGTTTATTTTGATATTACCTTGGTCACATTGGCAGTTGTACTTTCCCTCCTTTTCACCCAATGTATAGAAGGAGTCCGTGAAGGTTCACTTATAGCAGCATGCATTACTGGATATATTGTCAGTTTTCTTAATCGGAAAATAATGACAAGGAAGACATTGCATAAATTACTTCCCATTTTAAAATAAGAATACAAATCAATAACTTGTATAAAGCAATGAATATGCTTACATTTGTAAACAAATCAATGTTTTTTATGAATAAAAGAATATTTATACTTTGTAATATATTACTATTGTTAATTGTCAGCCTTCCGTTACTTGCTGATGACATGCTCAATTACGAGGAATTGGCAAAGCTACCCGCATCCGATTTGTTACAACATGGAGATGCCCACATGAAACTCAACCACACAGACACAGCTATGGGGTATTACATCATATTGGCAGGAAAATATAACACCGCGATGGATAAATCAGATAAATATCTATGTGCGATGGCTTGTAACTCGGCAGCACAAATATTTCACCAAAAAGATAATTATTCGAAAGCTTTTGAATTATATCTAAAAGGAGTACAAATCTGTGAAAGGAACAACTTTAGCGATCTTTTGGCAGAGTTTTATAAAAACATAGGAAATTTATATAGCACATTTCAAGATTTCCAGCAAGCAATTAATTGCTACAAGAAAGGGTTGGAATTTGCCAGAGAAACCGGTAATACCAAAACAGAAATCAAACTACTAATGAACCTATCAGGTATCTCCTGTTATGCGGATTTAACCGATGAAGCAAAAATTTATTATGATGAAATGATGAAATTTGCAGGAAAAGATACTTTAATTGAATATTTTGGTTACTTGAACAAAGCCCTCATACTTGCTAATGAGAAAAAATATGAAGCATCCATTAAGTGTTATGAGCAATCGGCAGCTTATGCCACTAAAATGCATCTAGCCCCCCGGTTTACCGGATCGGTATATGGAGAATTAGCCAAGCTATATGAGAAGATCGGACAAACTGATTCTGCTATTCATTACTGTCATCTGAATACTGATTATTCTGAGGAACACAACATCATGTACATGCTGGTCGAAAGTCTCAAAAGCCTTGCTACCCTCTATGAAAAAACAGGCGACAAAAAGAATGCCCTCCTGTATAAAAGCCGTTATTTAGCCGTTTCGGACTCTCTTTTTAGCATGAATGAATTCAACAAAATGAAAAACACCCAGTTCATTTATGAAATGGACAAGAACTATCAAAAAATAGCTTCCCTTACCACTGATAAAGAACAAAAAGATATCCAGATAAAAACACAACGGAAATTCTTATTCATCATTTCCGGAAGTCTGCTTGTATTTATAATCATGCTGATTTTAGTTTATACACACAAAAGAAGATTGCATCATGCATATAAAGACTTATTTAATCGAAATAACGAACTGCTTCAATCGGAGCAGGAAAACAAGAAACTTAGAATAGAATATGAGAATAAGCTAATTGAAGAACGTACAAAAAATGCACAATTAACTATCACTATGGGAAAAGCACCAACTCCTGAAAAGAACGATAAAACAGGAAGCCTAGAAAAGGAAAATGAGAAAGCAGAAGAGACAACCGGTGATAGTGATGAGATAAAATTATATTCCGCCAATAAACTCACTGAAGAACAAAAAGAGAATCTTCTCCACGCCATCAAAAAGGTCATGGATAATCCTGCCGAATTTTGCGACTGCGAATTCAGCCTTGAACGTCTTGCCGCACTCATCGGATCGAACTCCCGCTATGTATCACTTATCATCAATGAGACCTATAATAAAAACTTTCGAGCTTTCATTAACGAATATCGAATAAAAGAGGCACAACTCAGATTGATGAACACATCCCAATATGGTAATTACACGATCAAAGCTATCGCAGAAAGTGTAGGTTATAAATCACATACGAACTTTATCATCATATTTAAAAAGATCACAGGCATCACTCCTTCCATTTATCAAAAGATAGCAAAAGAGAAAGAATAGATATCTTTTGCACGAATCAGGTTCTTAGTCCAAGCGAATATTTTTCATCTAATTATTAGCTAACATACGTATTTTCATTATCTTTGCTTTACTTGAACTTAAAAAAGCATTTTGCCATGAAACGGACTATATCTATCCCGGTTTTCTTTTCAATGCTCCTGATGATCATCATTAGCATGAATTCCTGTGCAGGCTGTCAGAAAGAAGTCATACCTTCCTCCGAGTATGCGCCTTATGTAAATGCTTATACGGGAGGAGTCATATCATCATCCTCTCCCATACGCATAGAATTGACTCACGATCAGCCGGTGGTAGATCTGAATAATGAACTAAAAGACAATCCCTTCCACTTCTCGCCTTCACTGAAAGGGAAGGCGTACTGGGTCAGCAATAACTGCATCGAATTTCTACCGGAAGAGGGAGAATTAAAGCCGGGAACCTTGTATGAAGCCTCTTTCAAATTAGGAAATTTCGTGAAGGTGGAAAAGCGGTTGAAAGAGTTCAATTTTTCTTTCCGGGTACAAGAGAAAAACTTCGCCCTCGCTCTGGAACCTCTGGATATAACAGCGGCAGCCCCCGACTATGCATCCGTAAAAGGTGAGATCCGATTCAGTGATGTCATAAGTGATGTCATAGATAATGCCCATGTAGAGAAAATCCTGTCGGTTTCAGGGAACGGTTCCACCTCGTTGCCCATTTCCATAGAGGCAACCGGTAATCCTGCACGTTATGCTTTTACAATCAACCGTATTCCAAGAGCAGAGAAAGACTATGAACTAGAAATAAAGCTGGATGGTAAACCTGTCGGTATCGACCGGAAGTTGACAGAGAATCTTATCATCCCAGCGAAAAATGTATTCCGTTTCATGTCTGCACAACGGATCGAGCAACCGGAAAACGGGATACAACTTTCCTTCTCCGATCCCGTATCAGACACACAAGACCTGAAAGGATTGATCGAAATACCCGAGCTTTCAACTTATACATTTCAAGTTGTGAATGACAAGGTGAACGTATATTTTGAACCTACCAAAGCAAATACATTGACCGTGCGCATTTACGAAGGAGTAAAAAACATGCAGGGAAAACGTCTGGGCATCTCCCATTCGGTCTCTTTCAGCCAACCCAAATTGAAACCGCAGGTTGAATTACAAACACAAGCCGCCATCCTCCCCGACTCTAAAAACCTGATCATACCTTTCCGGGCTGTTAATCTGTATGCCGTAGATTTAAATGTGATCCGTGTTTTTGAGAGCAACGTGCTGATGTTCATGCAAACAAACACACTCTCCTCCGCCAATGAATTGAGACGTTCGGGAAGACTGGTCTACAAAAAGACACTCCGTTTGGATCAGGATCCCTCAAAAGACATTCATGGCTGGGAAGATTATTCCATCGACCTTTCCGGTCTGATCAATCAGCAACCGGGAGCTATTTACCGGATCATTCTCTCTTTTAAACAGGCATACTCAGCCTATCCTTGCGGGGATGAAGAGAAAGAGCTGCAAATTTCCGGTTCCGACGGCTTAACGAAAATCTCTTCGGAACAATTATCGGAAGAAGACGAAGCAATCTGGAATACACCGGAAGCTTATTATTATTATCAAAATATCGATGCACTGGACTGGAGGCAATATCGCTGGGAAGAGCGTGACAATCCTTGCCACCCGTCTTATTATATGGGTTCCGACCGGGTTGCTTCCTGTAATGTATTGGCCTCAAACCTGGGAATGACCGTAAAACGAAATTCAGCAAATACGATATGGGTCACAGTCAACAATATCCTTGACACAACCCCCACTGACAAAGCCGTGGTAACCGCCTACAACTTCCAACTTCAACCGGTAGGCAAAGCAGTAACCGATGACAATGGTTTTGCAGTCATAGAATCAAAAGGAGTACCTTTTATCGTCGTAGCCGAATCCGGGCAACAAAAAGCATATGTCCGGGTAGTAGACGGAGAGGAAGAATCCGTCAGCCGCTTCGACACAGGAGGAAAAGAGATCCGGAAAGGACTGAAAGGGTTCATTTACGGAGAAAGAGGTGTCTGGCGACCCGGAGACACGCTTCACCTATCGTTCATGCTTGAAGACCGTAACAAGCGGATTCCCGACAAACATCCGGTAGCACTGGAAATTTACAATCCGAGAGGTCAATTCTACAATAAAATGATCTCAACCAACGGGGTGAAAGGATTGTATACCTTTGCCGTACCCACCAAACCGGAAGACCCCACAGGACTTTGGAATGCTTATATCAAAGTGGGAGGAACAGCCTTCCATAAATCATTGCGCATAGAAACCGTGAAGCCGAACCGGTTGAAAATCAACCTCCAGTTACCCGGAAAAGTATTGGATGCTTCGGATAAGGAAGTACGCGCCAACTTATCGTCTTCCTGGTTGACAGGTGCCAAAGCACCGGGACTGAAAACAAAAGTGGAAATGTCACTGTCCAAAGTCAATACGCAATTCAAGAATTACGGACAGTACATATTCAATAATCCGGCAACGGAATTTACCTCTTCCCGTCTGGATATATTCAACGGCACGCTGGACAACAACGGGAATGTTTCATTTACATTCAAACTGCCGGATGCCAAAAATGCACCGGGATTGTTACAGGCAAACATCACTTCCCGCGTATTTGAACAAGGAGGAGATGCCAGTATCCATACGATGAGCGTTCCTTATTCTCCATTCAGTTCCTATGTCGGGATCAATCTCAACCAACCGAAGAACCGATACATCGAAACAGACAAAGATCATGTATTCGATATTGTTACCGTCAATCCGGAAGGCAAACCAGTGGATCGTTCCGCCCTAGAATACAAAATATACCGCATCGATTGGAGTTGGTGGTGGGAAGATTCTCAGGAATCTTTCGAGACTTATGTCAATAGCAGTTCTTATACGCCGGTAGCCACCGGAAAGCTACGCACGGTGAATGGGAAGACAAGTTTCAAATTCCGGGTCGACTATCCGGGTTGGGGACGCTATCTGGTTTATGTCAAAGATATGGAAAGCGGTCATGCAACGGGTGGAACGGTCTTTATAGACTGGCCTGAATCGCGCGGCCGTTCCAATAAATCCGATCCGAGCGGTATCAAGATGCTGACTTTCTCGTTAGACAAGGATTCCTATCAAACCGGTGAAACCGTTACCGCCATTCTTCCCGCATCTGCCGGTGGAAGAGCGCTGGTTTCATTAGAAAACGGATCGACCGTACTGCAACGCGAATGGATAGAAGTTTCCGGAAAGAAAGATACCAAATACCAGTTTAAAGTTACCCCGGAAATGGCTCCGAATGTTTACCTGCATGTAACGTTATTGCAACCTCATGCACAGACGGTCAACGATCTTCCCATCCGCATGTATGGCGTGATGCCGGTGCTTGTCACCGACAAAGGTACGGTACTTGAGCCACAAATACGGATGCCTGAGGTATTACGTCCGGAAACAGAATTTAGTGTGACAGTCAGCGAGAAACAAGGAAAACCGATGACTTACACTTTGGCTATCGTAGATGACGGATTGCTCGACTTGACGAACTTCAAAACGCCTGATCCCTGGAACGAATTCTACGCCCGGGAAGCATTGGGCATCCGCACCTGGGATATGTATGATGATGTGTTGGGTGCATATGCAGGGAGTTACGGTTCCCTATTCAGTACCGGTGGGGATGAAACCTTGAAACCGGCAGATACCAAAGCCAATCGTTTCAAACCCGTTGTACGCTACATCGGCCCGTTCAGCATAGGAAAAGGACAAAACCGGACGCATCGCATTACCTTACCGATGTATGTCGGCTCGGTACGTACCATGGTGGTAGCGGGTGAGAACGGTGCTTATGGAAAAGCGGAAAAGACAACGCCGGTACGTACACCTTTAATGATTCTTTCGACTCTCCCCCGCGTCCTCAGCACCGGAGAGGAGATTAAACTTCCGGTCAATGTATTTGCTATGGAGAAGGAAGTAAAGGACGTGAAAGTATCCGTCACCGTAAAAGGCGGTTTACAGGTTACGGACAGCCCTACCCAATCCGTAACTTTCGCCCGACCGGGCGACCAAATGGTTTATTTCCGCCTCAAGACGGGAAATAAGAGTGGAAAAGCCACTATCCGGATTGTAGCCGAAGGAGGTGGAAAGAAATTCACTGAAACAGTAGAAATAGAAATACGTAACCCGAATCCGGTAGTTACCCTTCGTGAAAGCAAATGGCTGGATAGCGGTAAGACAGCGGAATTGACCTATCGGATCGAGAACACTTCTTCGGAAAACAGTGTCAAACTGGAGGTATCACGCATCCCATCGGTAGATATCAGCCGCCGGTTCGATTTCTTATACAACTATCAGCATTATTGCACGGAACAATTGACATCCAAAGCTCTCCCTCTGTTGTTCATCGGGCAATTCAAAGCAATGGATGAAACTGAAACAAACCGTACAAAAACAAATGTCCAAGAGGCTATCAAACAGCTTTACGGCCGCCAACTTCCAAATGGAGGATTCATCTATTGGCCGGGGCAAGCCTCAGCTGACGAATGGATCACATCGTATACAGGAATGTTCCTTATATTGGCACAGGAAAAGGGTTATGCCGTGAATGCCAATGTGCTGAACAAATGGAAACGGTTCCAACGGGCAGCTTCGCAAAACTGGCGTACTCCTCATGAGAATACCTATTATAATTGGCAATCGGATGTACAACAAGCATTCCGCCTTTATACACTGGCATTGGCAGGGGCACCGGAATACGGGGCAATGAACCGTATGAAAGAGATGCAACAAAATCTGTCGCTGCAAGCCAAATGGAGACTGGCAGCCGCCTATGCGCTGACCGGAAAAATAAAAGCGGCCAACGAAATAGTGTACAATGCACAAACCACCGTCAAGCCGTATTCCTCTTCCGAAGGAAATTACATATACGGTTCCTATGACCGGGATGAATCGATGATTCTGGAAACTTTGTTGTTAATGAACCGCGACCGGGAAGCGTTTGCACAAGCACAGCAAATCTCCCGTCATCTTTCGCAAGAAGAGTGGTTCAGTACCCAATCTACCGCTTTTGCCTTAATGGCGATGGGACGGCTGGCTGAAAAGTTATCAGGAACTCTTGATTTCACCTGGTCTCTGCAAGGAAAACAGCAACCCGCGGTAAAGTCGGCGAAAGCTGTATTTGAAAAAGCATTGCCGGTGAAACCGGGTGAAGGTACAGTGACTGTCAGCAATAATGGCAAAGGAGTTTTGA encodes:
- a CDS encoding DUF5131 family protein yields the protein MVTNAIVKKSMMWNLWHGCHKLSPGCKHCYVYRGDARRDVDSSIVTKTKNFDLPLCKKRNGEYKIPQGTLVYTCFTSDFFVEDADEWRDAAWNMIRQRSDLDFLMITKRIDRFKECLPADWEDGYDNVTICCTVENQACAAYRLPIYKTAPIKHKVIICEPLLEEIDLRPYAIGEWIEQVVAGGESGKEARECHFDWIMALREVCMESGAAFWFKQTGAKFVKDGRLFLVKRQFQHSQARKANINFSGSSQSEIVEITDC
- a CDS encoding alpha-2-macroglobulin family protein; its protein translation is MKRTISIPVFFSMLLMIIISMNSCAGCQKEVIPSSEYAPYVNAYTGGVISSSSPIRIELTHDQPVVDLNNELKDNPFHFSPSLKGKAYWVSNNCIEFLPEEGELKPGTLYEASFKLGNFVKVEKRLKEFNFSFRVQEKNFALALEPLDITAAAPDYASVKGEIRFSDVISDVIDNAHVEKILSVSGNGSTSLPISIEATGNPARYAFTINRIPRAEKDYELEIKLDGKPVGIDRKLTENLIIPAKNVFRFMSAQRIEQPENGIQLSFSDPVSDTQDLKGLIEIPELSTYTFQVVNDKVNVYFEPTKANTLTVRIYEGVKNMQGKRLGISHSVSFSQPKLKPQVELQTQAAILPDSKNLIIPFRAVNLYAVDLNVIRVFESNVLMFMQTNTLSSANELRRSGRLVYKKTLRLDQDPSKDIHGWEDYSIDLSGLINQQPGAIYRIILSFKQAYSAYPCGDEEKELQISGSDGLTKISSEQLSEEDEAIWNTPEAYYYYQNIDALDWRQYRWEERDNPCHPSYYMGSDRVASCNVLASNLGMTVKRNSANTIWVTVNNILDTTPTDKAVVTAYNFQLQPVGKAVTDDNGFAVIESKGVPFIVVAESGQQKAYVRVVDGEEESVSRFDTGGKEIRKGLKGFIYGERGVWRPGDTLHLSFMLEDRNKRIPDKHPVALEIYNPRGQFYNKMISTNGVKGLYTFAVPTKPEDPTGLWNAYIKVGGTAFHKSLRIETVKPNRLKINLQLPGKVLDASDKEVRANLSSSWLTGAKAPGLKTKVEMSLSKVNTQFKNYGQYIFNNPATEFTSSRLDIFNGTLDNNGNVSFTFKLPDAKNAPGLLQANITSRVFEQGGDASIHTMSVPYSPFSSYVGINLNQPKNRYIETDKDHVFDIVTVNPEGKPVDRSALEYKIYRIDWSWWWEDSQESFETYVNSSSYTPVATGKLRTVNGKTSFKFRVDYPGWGRYLVYVKDMESGHATGGTVFIDWPESRGRSNKSDPSGIKMLTFSLDKDSYQTGETVTAILPASAGGRALVSLENGSTVLQREWIEVSGKKDTKYQFKVTPEMAPNVYLHVTLLQPHAQTVNDLPIRMYGVMPVLVTDKGTVLEPQIRMPEVLRPETEFSVTVSEKQGKPMTYTLAIVDDGLLDLTNFKTPDPWNEFYAREALGIRTWDMYDDVLGAYAGSYGSLFSTGGDETLKPADTKANRFKPVVRYIGPFSIGKGQNRTHRITLPMYVGSVRTMVVAGENGAYGKAEKTTPVRTPLMILSTLPRVLSTGEEIKLPVNVFAMEKEVKDVKVSVTVKGGLQVTDSPTQSVTFARPGDQMVYFRLKTGNKSGKATIRIVAEGGGKKFTETVEIEIRNPNPVVTLRESKWLDSGKTAELTYRIENTSSENSVKLEVSRIPSVDISRRFDFLYNYQHYCTEQLTSKALPLLFIGQFKAMDETETNRTKTNVQEAIKQLYGRQLPNGGFIYWPGQASADEWITSYTGMFLILAQEKGYAVNANVLNKWKRFQRAASQNWRTPHENTYYNWQSDVQQAFRLYTLALAGAPEYGAMNRMKEMQQNLSLQAKWRLAAAYALTGKIKAANEIVYNAQTTVKPYSSSEGNYIYGSYDRDESMILETLLLMNRDREAFAQAQQISRHLSQEEWFSTQSTAFALMAMGRLAEKLSGTLDFTWSLQGKQQPAVKSAKAVFEKALPVKPGEGTVTVSNNGKGVLNIDLITRTQLLKDTLPAIANNLRIDVKYTDLNGASLNIGELKQGTDFTATVTVANISGTTDYSNLALTHIIPSGWEIYNERMIIDPEQAGSADSNNTYTYRNIRDDRVLTYFNLNKGQYKTFTIRLQASYAGTFILPAIQCEAMYDPVVQARTRAGKTVVKSASN
- a CDS encoding GGGtGRT protein, with amino-acid sequence MIREVKFESQDRRIKGIIEALNANGIKDIEEANAICEAAGVDPYKTCEETQPICFENAKWAYVVGAAIAIKKGCKNAADAAEAIGIGLQAFCIPGSVADDRKVGIGHGNLAAMLLREETKCFAFLAGHESFAAAEGAIKIAAKADKVRKEPLRCILNGLGKDAAQIISRINGFTYVQTQFDYYTGELKVVREIAYSDGPRAKVKCYGADDVREGVAIMWKEGVDVSITGNSTNPTRFQHPVAGTYKKERVLAGKPYFSVASGGGTGRTLHPDNMAAGPASYGMTDTMGRMHSDAQFAGSSSVPAHVEMMGFLGIGNNPMVGCTVACAVDVATALSK
- a CDS encoding YczE/YyaS/YitT family protein, whose product is MIMKEIVKKYSVFVMGLYFLAVGIVLIVRSALGTTPISSVNYVLSLNSPLSLGTWTFIVNTLLIIGQFWLIRENKNRQDIIEILLQLPFSFIFSAFIDINMTLTNDLHPSGYGMSIALLLTGCIVQSVGVVLEIKPKVAMMSAEAFVKYASRRYHKEFGKFKVYFDITLVTLAVVLSLLFTQCIEGVREGSLIAACITGYIVSFLNRKIMTRKTLHKLLPILK
- a CDS encoding tetratricopeptide repeat protein yields the protein MNKRIFILCNILLLLIVSLPLLADDMLNYEELAKLPASDLLQHGDAHMKLNHTDTAMGYYIILAGKYNTAMDKSDKYLCAMACNSAAQIFHQKDNYSKAFELYLKGVQICERNNFSDLLAEFYKNIGNLYSTFQDFQQAINCYKKGLEFARETGNTKTEIKLLMNLSGISCYADLTDEAKIYYDEMMKFAGKDTLIEYFGYLNKALILANEKKYEASIKCYEQSAAYATKMHLAPRFTGSVYGELAKLYEKIGQTDSAIHYCHLNTDYSEEHNIMYMLVESLKSLATLYEKTGDKKNALLYKSRYLAVSDSLFSMNEFNKMKNTQFIYEMDKNYQKIASLTTDKEQKDIQIKTQRKFLFIISGSLLVFIIMLILVYTHKRRLHHAYKDLFNRNNELLQSEQENKKLRIEYENKLIEERTKNAQLTITMGKAPTPEKNDKTGSLEKENEKAEETTGDSDEIKLYSANKLTEEQKENLLHAIKKVMDNPAEFCDCEFSLERLAALIGSNSRYVSLIINETYNKNFRAFINEYRIKEAQLRLMNTSQYGNYTIKAIAESVGYKSHTNFIIIFKKITGITPSIYQKIAKEKE